The stretch of DNA GCCGGTGGTTGGCGTCGTCAGCGCACCCGCCCTGGGTAAGCGGTGGTGGGCCGCCAAAGGCATGGGGGCCTACATGGGCCGTTCCCTCGCATCGGCCACCCGGCTCCGGGTCTCGGACGTATCCACGCTGTCCGACGCTTCGCTGTCCTATTCCAGCCTGGGTGGCTGGAAGGAACGCGGCAACCTCGATGACTTCCTGGGCCTGACCGAGGACGTCTGGCGCACACGCGCCTACGGAGATTTCTGGTCCTACTGCATGGTGGCCGAAGGCTCGGTGGACATCGCCTGCGAGCCCGAGCTGAACCTTTACGACATGGCCGCCCTCGTGCCCATTGTGGTGGAAGCCGGCGGCCGCTTCACTTCCCTCGAAGGCGAGGACGGGCCGTTCGGCGGGAACGCCCTGGCCACCAACTCCATCCTCCACACCGAAGTGCTGCATCGCCTGAACCCTGGGCTGGACGACCTCCTTTAGGCCGGCCTCTTTCCGAACAATCGACCGCGGGCGCCTCCGAAAGGGGGCGCCCGCCGTCGTAATCTTCGAAGAAAGTGCCCATTCCGGGCCGCACGTAACAAATCCCTTAACAATCCTCCCGGCTTCAGACCGGGCCGCCGGATGTTCTATGGTTTTATCCAGGTCACGAGTGCCAGCGCTAAACCCCGGTTTGCTGGCCGGCAACCCTCCATTCGCGGTGGGGTGCCCCGGGTGACGACCAGGCCGGTCCGGAGCGGATGCGGCAAGCGCGGATTCCAGCACAGCATGGAGTCCTGTCCTGAAGTGAGGCCTCCTTGAGCACTGCCGTCGACTCCCCCATTACCGCCATCGCCGCCGAAAGCGTTTCGGACGAGTACGTGGCTGCCGCCGGACGTCCGCTCGCAGCGGTTACCGGCGCTGAAATCCTGGCCCCGTTGATTTCCGGCGGCCCTGTCCGGTACGCCAACCTTGACTACGGGGCCTCCGCCCCTGCGCTGACTGTGGTGTCGGCCTACCTCAACGAGATCCTGCCGTTCTACGCCAGCGTCCACCGCGGCGCGGGCTATGCCTCACAGATCAGCACTTCCGTTTACGAGAACGCACGCAACATCGTCCGGGAATTCGTGGGCGGCCGCCCCGACGATTCCGTCATCTTCACCAGGAACACCACCGATTCCCTGAATCTGCTGGCCGGTTGCCTCCCCGGCGCGGACGGCAAATCCGCCGGTGACGTCCTCTACCTGGACATCGAACACCACGCCAACCTGCTGCCGTGGCAGGGTGTCCCCCACCGGAGCATCGTTGCCGCCGACACGATCGCCGGGACCATCGATTCGGTGCGCGCCGAACTTGAGCAGGGCGGCGTCAGCCTGCTGGCCGTGACGGGTGCTTCCAACGTCACCGGCGAAATCCTCCCCATCCGGGAGCTTGCCGCCCTTGCCCACCGGCACGGTGCGCGCATCGTGGTGGACGCGGCCCAGCTGGCGCCGCACCGCCGCGTCGATATCAGCGCCGACGACGTCGATTACCTGGCCTTCTCCGGACACAAGCTCTACGCACCGTTCGGTGCCGGCGTCCTGGTGGGCCGCCCGGACTGGCTCGACGCAGGAACCCCGCACCTCGCCGGTGGGGGCGCCGTTAAGGAAGCAAGGCTCGACGGCGTCAGCTGGGCCACCGGCCCGGCCCGCCACGAGGGCGGCTCCCCCAACGTGCTGGGCGCGGCAACCTTGGCGCGGGCAACGCAGGTTATCGCGAGCCTGGACCAGGACCGCTGGCACGCCCACGAGTCTGCCATCCGTTCCTACCTGGTGGAAGGCCTGCAGGCGATCGACGGCGTCACGGTGCACCAGATCTTCAAGGACACCGATCCTGACAGGGACACCATCGGAGTGGTGAACTTCTCCGTGGCGGGATACGACGCCGGCCTCGTGGCCGCGTACCTGTCTGCCGAACACGGCGTGGGGCTCCGTGATGGCCGCTTCTGCGCCCACCCGCTGCTGAAGCGCCTGGGCCTGCCGTCGGGGTCCTTGCGGGCAAGCTTTGGCGTCGGCTCCCGGCTGGAAGATGCGCAGCGGCTCCTCGCAGGCATTGAAAAGCTCCGCCGGGACGGGCTGGGCTGGGACTACGTGGTGGATGCCGGCCGATGGGTGCCCGCCAACGACACCCGGACCTATCCCCACTGGGCACCGAACACCCCGGGAACTGCCGGCGCAGCTCCCTGCATCGACGACTGACGGCCGGGAGCCCGCACCCCGGTGCATGCGGTAAATTCGGACGGTACCCGCAGGGAATCAGTTTGAAGGAGGCCGTACGTGGTTCGGGGTGGGCCCAAGCTCGATCACGGGCGTCGCCGTGAGCTCGGCCAGAGCTTCCAGGACGGCGGCAAGCACTATGACAAGGTCCGTCCGGGGTATCCGGCGGAATCGGCACGGTGGCTGGTGCCCGCAGGCGCCCGGGATGCGCTCGACGTCGGTGCCGGGACGGGCAAATTCACCGACCTGCTGCTGGCGCTGGGATTGTCCGTAACCGCCGTCGATCCGTCCGCGGACATGCTGGCGCAGCTGTCCGCCCAATACCCGGCCGCTGCCGCCCTGCGCGGCACCGCCGAGGCCACCGGCCTCGATGACGCAAGTTTCGACGTCGTCAGCGTTGCCCAGGCCTGGCACTGGTGCGACGCCCTCGCGGCCAGTACGGAACTGGCCAGGGTCCTACGCCCGCACGGAACGCTGGGACTGGTGTGGAACCAGCTGGACACCTCGGTGCCGTGGGTGCATCGGCTTTCGCGCATCATGCATGCCGGGGACGTCTACAAACCCGGCCAGCGGCCGCTGGTGGGCCCCGAGTTCGAGGGCCTCGAAGGGCATGTGACCCGTTGGCAGGAAAGTGTCACCCCGGCCGACCTGATGGAACTGGCCAAATCCCGGAGCTACTACCTGCGGGCCAACGAACAGACCAGGGCCAAAGTCCTGGCGAACCTCGAATGGTACCTCCATGAGCATCTGGGGCACGCCGAGGGTGAAGAACTCAGCCTTCCCTACCTGACGTTGTCCTGGCGCGCTGTCCGGGCGTGACACGCGCATCCCGGCCGCATGCCGCCACCGGGTAGGCTTGAACGTGTGAAGACCAGCGCGCCCTCCTCCTCCATCGAGGACTACGTCAAGGTGGTCTATTCGTTCACGGAATGGCAGGACAAGCCCATCACGTCCTCGCAGCTGGCACAGCGCCTGGGAGTGGCAAACTCGTCAGTTTCGGAGATGGTCCGCAAGCTGAAAGACCAGGGGCTGGTGGACCACAAACCCTACAGCGCCATCACCCTCACGGACGCAGGGCTCCGGCTTGCACTCTCCATGGTGCGCCGCCACCGGCTCATCGAGACATACCTTGTCCAGCAGCTCGGTTACAGCTGGGATGAAGTCCACGACGAAGCCGAACTGCTGGAGCACGCTGTCTCAGACACCTTCATTGAGCGGGTGTCAGCCCAGCTGGGCCACCCGGACCGGGACCCGCATGGTGATCCCATTCCCACGGCCGACGGCAAGGTACACATGCCCGTTGCCCGGCTCCTCGGCGAGCTCGACGAGGGCCACACCGGCCGGATCACCCGCATCAGCGACGACAACCCCGAGCTGCTGCGCTACCTTGCGGCCGAAGAAATCGACCTTGATTCCGAAGTTCAAATCCTGGGCCGTCGCCCCTTCGGCGGTGCCTTGATCGTGCGGATCAGCAATGCCGGCCGGACCAGGGAATTCGATCTCGCGGATGAGGTCACCTCCGCGCTGTGGGTGCACACCAGCCGCCCCCATGAGGGTTGCATCCTGGCGGAGTCCTGACATGCGCAGGGCCTTATGAAGGAGTCGTGGATTCCGACGGGCCGTGCCTGGCTGGCGGTTGCCGCCGGCGGCCTCATTGGTTCTGAACTCCGGTACGGGCTGGGCCTGGCCTTCCCAGAACCCGCCGGGTCGGTGCCCTGGACAACGCTCTGGATCAACGTCGTCGGCAGTTTCGTCCTGGCCGCCCTGACCACCACCTGGATGGCGCGGCCGCAGACCGCGTTCTGGCTCCGCGCCGGGCTGGGGCCGGGGGTGCTTGGCTCCTTCACGACGTTTTCGGCGGTGGTGTTTGCCGTGGACCAGCTGGCGCGCGACGGGCAGCACGCGGCGTGGATCGCCTACCTGGCGCTCTCCCTGCTGCTGGGCCTGCTCTCGGCCGCCCTGGGCTGGCGCCTGGGTAAGCTCACCGGGCGGTTGTCCGCACGGGGCGGCACCGGTAGCCCGCAGTGATCAGCGCCGTGTTGGTGGGAATTTTCGGTATCTCCGGTGCGCTCCTGAGGTTCGCCACGGACAGCTGGTTCGCCCACCACAGCTCCCAGCGCACCGTACGGCCGGGACTGTCGGAGGACCGTCTCCACTGGCCCTGGGCAACTCTGGTGGTCAACGTGGCAGGCTCCTTCGTCATCGGGATCTCCTACGGCCTCACGGCACAGTTGGGGCTGGGGCACGAATGGAGCATTGGCCTGGCGACGGGCTTTGCCGGCGGCCTGACAACTTTCAGTTCCTGGACCACTGCCACGGTGCGCCTGCTCGGCGAGGCACGGTTCGGGGCCGCAGCCATGAACATCGCCGTGAACCTGGTCCTGGGCCTCGGCGCCGCCGCCGCCGGGATTGCCTTGGTGTCCTGAGGACACCGCCCGGTCCGGGGCGGCTTTCCACGTTCACGTATTGTGGAGGTGATGATCAGCAGACGCGACGTGGCAATAGCCCTCGATATCCCCATGGAAATGGCCCAGCGCCACGGCCTCCCCAAGTTCATGTCCGAGGAGCAACTCGGCGCCCTGCTGGACAGCCCGCCGGCCTGGCTGGAACAATCCCGCGCCAACCGGACGGGCAAACGGCCGGTCTGGGTTCACCTCGTCTGCGCAGTGTGCGGTTATGAGGAAGCGGCACGGCCCAAGAAGTGGTGGCCGGACTTTACCTATGTGGTGTGCGACCATCACCGCCCGGACGAGGTGCCGCCGGCCCAGCCGGGATTCGTCCGCAGCGAGTTCGACGGCGTGGGCACCCGCTTCGTCGGCATCGCGGACGTGGAAGTGCCCGACGGCGGACGCTGACACGTCAGCAGGGCTCACCTGGGGTTGCTGGTCATTTCGTCAGGGACCGCCACGAGGTGGAGTTCCGCACCGTCACGGAGCACCGCCAGGTCCAGTGGCTGGCCGATGGCATCGGAGAACAGCAGCCGCTGCAGGCTTTCGGCGTTGCTGACCGCCTTCCCAGCGGCTGTCAGCACGATGTCCCCGGCAGCCAGGCCGGCCCGGTCTGCCGGAGAACCGGGCAGCACCTCAACTATGCGGAGGCCGTCCCGCTGGCCGCTCCGGATGACTGCGCTGGGATTGAGCCGGACCGGGGTACTGACGAGTCCCAGGTAGGCCCGCCGCACCCGGCCGTCCGAGAGCAGCGCCGAAATGATCCGCCGGGTGGTGGAGTTAATGGGGATTGCCAGGCCCAGCCCTGCCCCGGCCACGGCGGTGTTGATGCCCACGATCCTGCTGTGCGTATCGGCCAGGGCGCCGCCTGAGTTACCCGGGTTCAAGGCAGCATCCGTCTGGATGACGTCCTCGATCACCCTCCGGTTACCATCCGCCCAGACGGGAATGGCGCGGCCCAGGCCACTGACTACTCCCGCCGTTACAGAACCTGCAAGTCCCAAAGGGTTTCCGACGGCGACGACGAGTTGGCCGACACGGAGCGACTCCGCATCTCCCAGCTCGGCGGGCCGGACCCTGGGTCGGCGGCCATGGACTATTGCAAGGTCGGACAGCGGGTCTGCGCCCACCAGCTCCAACTCCATCCTGCTCCCATCGGCAAAGACAGCGTGCCCGTTCTTTGTTCCCGCCACGACATGGGAATTGGTGACGAGGTAGCCGTCTTCCGTGAATAGCACCGCTGAGCCCGCTCCAACGCGCATCCGGCCGTTGCGGCGGGTGGCTGACATCTCGATGGCGGCAACATGCGGCGTGACCTCCGCTGCCACGCGCATGACTGTGCGTGAATACGAGTCCAAGGGGCCGTCGTCGTACCTGTCCGAGGCCTGGTCCCGTACGCGCTCCATGACGCACCTCCCTGTCCTGGCACCACGCGTCTGTAGTGCGGGGGTGCCTACCGGATACAACCGGCGGCCGGGCAACGCTAGTCCCGGGCCTGCTACGCCTTCGGTGAACGCCTGGTCTTCGTGCCCCTTCTGTTGCCACCGCCTATCAGCCGCACGGCTGGCAGCCAGCCGCCCAGGCCGGCCAGCACCGATACCGCGTATGTGCGGTGCTAAAGTACCCGAGGGGATTTCCTCCACAACTTCACACCATGTGGGTTGTATTGGCTTCACCGCCGATGCGGCCTTTCTCGCTGTCCGGGCGTTGTTCCCGGCGGAAAGCACGCCTGCCCGCGAAAGCTGTGCCGGCACAGGACCCCGCTCCACGGTGAACCCACAGGTCGAATAACAAGGAGTAGGCGTGACCGGACAGGTCTTGTTCCGAACGCGGTCGGAACTGCGACGTAAAGAATCGGTCAACGCAACGCGCAAGGACATCCAGGCCCTTCGGGCCATTGCAGTCATGCTCGTGGTCCTCAACCATTTGTGGCCCGTTCGGCTTCCAGGCGGGTACGTCGGCGTCGATGTATTCTTCGTGATCTCGGGTTACCTGATCTCCAAGCACCTGCTCGGCGAACTGGAACGGTCAGACCGCATCAACCTTGGCCAGTTCTATGCCCGGCGGATCAGGCGGCTCCTCCCGGCGGCAACGCTAGTGGGCGTCGCTTCACTCCTGGCCGCGTGGGTGCTGCTTCCGTTCTCACGCTGGGTGGCCATTGCCCAGGAAACCATGGCCTCGGTGCTGTATGTCGAAAACTGGCTGCTGGCCGCCAAGTCCGTGGACTATTCAGCACACAACGAAGCCGCGTCCACTGTGCAGCACTATTGGTCGCTTTCCGTCGAAGAGCAGTTTTACCTGGTCTGGCCCCTCCTTATGCTCGGACTGTTTACGGCCGCGCTCAGGTTCCAGCTCCGCAGGCGGGCGTCACTTACCCTGGGGGTCGCCCTTGCCAGTGCCATCGCACTGGTCTTCTGCATCTGGTTTACGTACACCAACAAGAGCCCGGCCTACTTTGTCACACCGGCCCGCGTCTGGGAATTCGGCGCCGGGGCTCTGGTAGCGATCGGAGGTGCCCACGCCATGGGAGCCTTGCGCCTGCGGCTGCCCTCCCAAAACCTGGCCCTCGCCGGGACTGCACAGTGGCTGGGGTACGCCCTGATCGCCTTTTCAGCCCTGACCTTTAATGAGCAGACGTTTTTCCCCGGCTTCGCGGCCGCGGTTCCCGTCCTCGGCACGGTGCTGGTAATTGCGGCGGGTCCGAACAGCCCCGTCTGGTCGCCCAACCAACTCTTTGCCGCCAAACCGATCCAGTTCGTGGGCGATGTGTCCTACTCGCTCTACCTGTGGCACTGGCCGCTCATCGTCCTGGCGCCGGCCTTCCTGAGCCACCCGTTGGGTACTTTAGACAAAATCGGCATCCTGGCACTGGCCATTGGACTTTCCTACGCCTCCAAGAAACTTGTTGAAGACCCGGGCCGCACCAAACTCCTGAAGGGAACCAAACCGCTCCGCGTCGTGCTGGTCATGGCGGCCGCCATGGCCACCGTCTGTGCCTTGTGCGGGGGCCTCTTGCTGAGTTTCGGAAAGGCGCAGGAGGCAGAGACAGCCAAGTTGCAGAATCTTTCCGGGGACCCCTGCTACGGCGCCCGCAGCCTGGACCCGAAAAACAACTGCGGTGACCCCTTTGGCGCTGCACGGGTTGCCAACGTGGGGCCGAACGAGGCTCCTCGCTTTGACGCTCCCGAATGCCACCCTGCCGCCGACCCGATCGTCTTTGAGGACCAGAAACTTCTGACGGAATGCGATTTCACCGGTGGCGCACCGGCGTCCGCAACTGTTTGGCTGATCGGCGACTCGCATGCGGAGCAGTGGAAGAGCGCCCTGTATGAGCTTGCCAGGCTGCATAAGTGGAAGCTGAAGGAGTCCATGGTGGGTGGTTGTCCCTTCGTCGATGTGAAGCGGGTCGCATTCATGGGCGAACCCGCGGATGACGCACGCTCCCAGAAACGGTGCCTGGAGTGGAGCCAGAAGGTGACCGACAGGATCGTCCAGGAGAAACCCGGCATGGTTTTCGCTTCCTCCTTCGGAGCCGGCGAAACCATCGACGACGGCACTGGACGCCCCCAGTTGGAACAGTACGGCGATGCCGTGGCCAAGCGGTTCCTCGCCTGGACGGGTGCGGGCGCCAGGGTGTTCGTCTTCCGGGATCCCCCATTGACCCTGCGGCACAGCAGCCCGGACTGCGTGGCGCTCAACCAGCAACAGCCCATTAACTGCGCGAACACCCGCGCCGAGGCCTTGGTTCCGGACCCGATTGCGAGTGCGGCCGTCGGCATGGGCAAACCGTCGGTAAAGGTGCTCGATATGTCGGACCAGTTCTGCGACGACCAGACCTGCTACGCGGTCATCGGCGGGCTGCAGGTCTACGCCGATTTCGACCACGCCTCGCGGAGCTACATCCACTCGCTGATGCCCGTAGTGGCGCAAAGGTTCAACGAGGTGCGGCAGTAATCCTGCCTGCAGGGACCTGGGTAGCCGGGCCCTGGGTCTCACTGGTCCAGGGTCCGGCTTTTGCGGGGGCACCGGCCCGGTCAACGAGGGCAAGCCGGGCATAGAAAAACACCCCGGTCCGAAGACCGGGGTGCTTTTCAGAGACTCGACTCATCCATAAGGGATGTACCGAGCCACCGCGTGGGTGTGGAGATGGGGGGAATTGAACCCCCGTCCGATGTCGTGTTGTCAGGGCTTCTCCGGGCGCAGTTTGCGTCGGACTTTCTCGGCCCCAGCCATGCTGCAAACAGCTGGCTGATCCGGGCCCAGTCATCTAAGAGTCCCGTTTACCCCGATGACGGGGGCAAACAGCAGTGGCTATCTAAATGACGCCAGGATCCGGGGCAATAGCAACCTCGGGCTGACGGACTGTCTTACTGCTTAGGCAGCAAGAGCGAAGTCAGTGCGCTTAGATTCGGCACTTATTGGTTTGCAGACAGCGTTTACGAGATAATTCTGCATCCTCGGCCCGCTTCACCTGTCGCGACTAACATCGTCGAAACCGATCATCCCCGTATTTTGTTACCAATCAATTTTACCCAATCCCGCGGGCGTACCCGCCGGACTATTTATAGTAACGCATGTTGTGCCGGATTCATTCCGGGCACCACCGCTCAGCCGCGCCGCCTGTTGCGTTCCCGCATCTCGCGCTGGGCCTCGCGGTTGTCCTGTTGTTCGCGGAGTGTCTGGCGTTTGTCGTACTCACGCTTACCGCGGGCCACGCCGATTTCAACCTTCGCGCGGCCGTCCACAAAGTAGAGCTGAAGCGGCACGATGGTGTAGCCGGCTTCCTGGACCTTGCGGGAGATCTTGATGAGCTCTTCGCGGTGCAGGAGCAACTTGCGGCGCCGCCGGGCAGCGTGGTTTGTCCAGCTGCCCTGGTTGTACTCCGGAATGTGGATGGCTTCCATCCACAGTTCGTCGTTGTAGAAGGTGCAGAAGCCGTCCACCATGGACGCGTGCCCCTCGCGGAGGGATTTCACTTCGGTGCCCATCAGCGCGATGCCGGCCTCGTAGGTATCCAGCACGTGGTAATCATGCCGGGCCTTGCGGTTGGTGGCCACCACCTTACGGCCACTTTCTTTGGGCACGGAACAGCTCCTCAATCGAATCGAAATGTCCTCCGGCCGGGTCCCAGCGGAGTCATACCAGTGTACGGCAGGGCCGCACGCCCTAGAGCAGGCCCATCGGGTCGACGGCGGCGCCGTTCAGCCAGGTTTCGAAGTGGGCGTGGCAGCCGGTGGAGTTGCCCGTACTGCCGGAGTAAGCGATGAGCTGGCCCTGCGAAACCCGCTGCCCATTCGACACCACGATGCTGGAGTTGTGGTAGTAGATCGTGGTCAGCGAGTTGCCCTGCACCACTCCGTGGTCCAGCTTCACCCGCCAGCCGCCGCCGTCAGCTGAGTTCCAACCGGAGCTGAAGACCTCACCGGCCGCTGCGGCGTACACCGGGGTACCGCAGGCGGCACCGAAATCGATGCCGGTGTGGACATAGCCGCCCTGGCCGTAGAAATCGATGGTCCCCGGCGGGGTGGTGCGCCAACCAAAGCCGGACGTGATGGGAATGCTGCCGTCGAACGGATGGCGGAGGCCGAAGGCCGACGGCGATCCGGCAGCAGGCGGTACGTACGGCTGGACCGGCGGTGCGGGGCGGTTCGCTGCCGCGGCCGCCGCGGCAGCAGCGGCAGCAGCCGCTTCCGCCAGCCGGCGCTGCTCGGCTTCCCATGCCTCCCGCGCCCTGCGATCCCGCTCGGCGATCTCGTTGGCCACCTGGTTCTGGCTTGCCTGGACTCCGGCGAGCTGGGCCTGGATTCCCGGCTTGGCGGCCTGCAGCTCGGCGTCCAGGCGCGTCGTATCAGCGATCAGCTGGTCAACCTGGGCTTTCTTGGCTGCGGCTTCATCGCGGGCCGCCTTCTCACGCTCAAGGGCGGCGTCAGCCTTGGCCTTCAGATCCTTGATTTCCGCTTCCACGGCCTGCAGGCGCGCCTCGGAGTTGACGTTGGTGGCGTTTTGCTGGCTCAGCTTGTCCATGGCAGCGTTCTGGCTGCGCATGGCCTGGTCTGCCAAGTCCATGGTGTCGGTAAGGCTGCCGCCGTTGTTGGAACCGAAGAACAGCGACAGGTTGGACGGGACACCGCCGGACTTGTAGGCCTGCGTGGCGATCTGGCCGATCAGTTTCTTGGTGTCGGCGATCTTCTGCTTGTCCGTTTCCAGCTGCTGGGTGATTTTCGCCTTGTTCTGCTGGGCCATGTCAACGCGGGCGGACAGTGCCTCGACTTCCTTGACTGCGCTGGCAACGCGCCCCTGCGCTTCGAGCAGCGCCTGCTGGGCGCCGGGCAGCTGGCCCTGGTACAGGACCAGGTCGCCGGCGGCCTTGGCGATCCGCGAGTCAACAAACTCCAGGGACTGTTGGACGCGTTGCGCCTCTGCCTGGAGCGCGGCCTGCTTGTCCTCCAGCTCATCGGCGAATGCCGGTGCTGT from Pseudarthrobacter chlorophenolicus A6 encodes:
- the hisN gene encoding histidinol-phosphatase → MIQPASTYNDDLRLAHVLADSVDDQTMSRFKAQDLHVETKPDLTPVTDADKAAEEAIRGQLSRSRPRDAVLGEEFGSTGHGSRRWIIDPIDGTKNFVRGVPVWATLIALVDEGEPVVGVVSAPALGKRWWAAKGMGAYMGRSLASATRLRVSDVSTLSDASLSYSSLGGWKERGNLDDFLGLTEDVWRTRAYGDFWSYCMVAEGSVDIACEPELNLYDMAALVPIVVEAGGRFTSLEGEDGPFGGNALATNSILHTEVLHRLNPGLDDLL
- a CDS encoding aminotransferase class V-fold PLP-dependent enzyme; the encoded protein is MSTAVDSPITAIAAESVSDEYVAAAGRPLAAVTGAEILAPLISGGPVRYANLDYGASAPALTVVSAYLNEILPFYASVHRGAGYASQISTSVYENARNIVREFVGGRPDDSVIFTRNTTDSLNLLAGCLPGADGKSAGDVLYLDIEHHANLLPWQGVPHRSIVAADTIAGTIDSVRAELEQGGVSLLAVTGASNVTGEILPIRELAALAHRHGARIVVDAAQLAPHRRVDISADDVDYLAFSGHKLYAPFGAGVLVGRPDWLDAGTPHLAGGGAVKEARLDGVSWATGPARHEGGSPNVLGAATLARATQVIASLDQDRWHAHESAIRSYLVEGLQAIDGVTVHQIFKDTDPDRDTIGVVNFSVAGYDAGLVAAYLSAEHGVGLRDGRFCAHPLLKRLGLPSGSLRASFGVGSRLEDAQRLLAGIEKLRRDGLGWDYVVDAGRWVPANDTRTYPHWAPNTPGTAGAAPCIDD
- a CDS encoding class I SAM-dependent methyltransferase, which codes for MVRGGPKLDHGRRRELGQSFQDGGKHYDKVRPGYPAESARWLVPAGARDALDVGAGTGKFTDLLLALGLSVTAVDPSADMLAQLSAQYPAAAALRGTAEATGLDDASFDVVSVAQAWHWCDALAASTELARVLRPHGTLGLVWNQLDTSVPWVHRLSRIMHAGDVYKPGQRPLVGPEFEGLEGHVTRWQESVTPADLMELAKSRSYYLRANEQTRAKVLANLEWYLHEHLGHAEGEELSLPYLTLSWRAVRA
- a CDS encoding metal-dependent transcriptional regulator; translated protein: MKTSAPSSSIEDYVKVVYSFTEWQDKPITSSQLAQRLGVANSSVSEMVRKLKDQGLVDHKPYSAITLTDAGLRLALSMVRRHRLIETYLVQQLGYSWDEVHDEAELLEHAVSDTFIERVSAQLGHPDRDPHGDPIPTADGKVHMPVARLLGELDEGHTGRITRISDDNPELLRYLAAEEIDLDSEVQILGRRPFGGALIVRISNAGRTREFDLADEVTSALWVHTSRPHEGCILAES
- a CDS encoding fluoride efflux transporter FluC — translated: MKESWIPTGRAWLAVAAGGLIGSELRYGLGLAFPEPAGSVPWTTLWINVVGSFVLAALTTTWMARPQTAFWLRAGLGPGVLGSFTTFSAVVFAVDQLARDGQHAAWIAYLALSLLLGLLSAALGWRLGKLTGRLSARGGTGSPQ
- a CDS encoding fluoride efflux transporter FluC yields the protein MISAVLVGIFGISGALLRFATDSWFAHHSSQRTVRPGLSEDRLHWPWATLVVNVAGSFVIGISYGLTAQLGLGHEWSIGLATGFAGGLTTFSSWTTATVRLLGEARFGAAAMNIAVNLVLGLGAAAAGIALVS
- a CDS encoding S1C family serine protease, with protein sequence MERVRDQASDRYDDGPLDSYSRTVMRVAAEVTPHVAAIEMSATRRNGRMRVGAGSAVLFTEDGYLVTNSHVVAGTKNGHAVFADGSRMELELVGADPLSDLAIVHGRRPRVRPAELGDAESLRVGQLVVAVGNPLGLAGSVTAGVVSGLGRAIPVWADGNRRVIEDVIQTDAALNPGNSGGALADTHSRIVGINTAVAGAGLGLAIPINSTTRRIISALLSDGRVRRAYLGLVSTPVRLNPSAVIRSGQRDGLRIVEVLPGSPADRAGLAAGDIVLTAAGKAVSNAESLQRLLFSDAIGQPLDLAVLRDGAELHLVAVPDEMTSNPR
- a CDS encoding acyltransferase family protein; protein product: MTGQVLFRTRSELRRKESVNATRKDIQALRAIAVMLVVLNHLWPVRLPGGYVGVDVFFVISGYLISKHLLGELERSDRINLGQFYARRIRRLLPAATLVGVASLLAAWVLLPFSRWVAIAQETMASVLYVENWLLAAKSVDYSAHNEAASTVQHYWSLSVEEQFYLVWPLLMLGLFTAALRFQLRRRASLTLGVALASAIALVFCIWFTYTNKSPAYFVTPARVWEFGAGALVAIGGAHAMGALRLRLPSQNLALAGTAQWLGYALIAFSALTFNEQTFFPGFAAAVPVLGTVLVIAAGPNSPVWSPNQLFAAKPIQFVGDVSYSLYLWHWPLIVLAPAFLSHPLGTLDKIGILALAIGLSYASKKLVEDPGRTKLLKGTKPLRVVLVMAAAMATVCALCGGLLLSFGKAQEAETAKLQNLSGDPCYGARSLDPKNNCGDPFGAARVANVGPNEAPRFDAPECHPAADPIVFEDQKLLTECDFTGGAPASATVWLIGDSHAEQWKSALYELARLHKWKLKESMVGGCPFVDVKRVAFMGEPADDARSQKRCLEWSQKVTDRIVQEKPGMVFASSFGAGETIDDGTGRPQLEQYGDAVAKRFLAWTGAGARVFVFRDPPLTLRHSSPDCVALNQQQPINCANTRAEALVPDPIASAAVGMGKPSVKVLDMSDQFCDDQTCYAVIGGLQVYADFDHASRSYIHSLMPVVAQRFNEVRQ
- the smpB gene encoding SsrA-binding protein SmpB — translated: MPKESGRKVVATNRKARHDYHVLDTYEAGIALMGTEVKSLREGHASMVDGFCTFYNDELWMEAIHIPEYNQGSWTNHAARRRRKLLLHREELIKISRKVQEAGYTIVPLQLYFVDGRAKVEIGVARGKREYDKRQTLREQQDNREAQREMRERNRRRG
- a CDS encoding M23 family metallopeptidase, which translates into the protein MNVTSENPARLRPRRHAARRSALLSGVLAVVLASGLASSTAPAFADELEDKQAALQAEAQRVQQSLEFVDSRIAKAAGDLVLYQGQLPGAQQALLEAQGRVASAVKEVEALSARVDMAQQNKAKITQQLETDKQKIADTKKLIGQIATQAYKSGGVPSNLSLFFGSNNGGSLTDTMDLADQAMRSQNAAMDKLSQQNATNVNSEARLQAVEAEIKDLKAKADAALEREKAARDEAAAKKAQVDQLIADTTRLDAELQAAKPGIQAQLAGVQASQNQVANEIAERDRRAREAWEAEQRRLAEAAAAAAAAAAAAANRPAPPVQPYVPPAAGSPSAFGLRHPFDGSIPITSGFGWRTTPPGTIDFYGQGGYVHTGIDFGAACGTPVYAAAAGEVFSSGWNSADGGGWRVKLDHGVVQGNSLTTIYYHNSSIVVSNGQRVSQGQLIAYSGSTGNSTGCHAHFETWLNGAAVDPMGLL